The Syntrophaceae bacterium genome includes a region encoding these proteins:
- a CDS encoding adenylosuccinate synthase yields the protein MANVVVVGTQWGDEGKGKVVDIYAEDADVIARFQGGNNAGHTLVVKGEQTILHLIPSGILHDQKTCIIGNGVVVNPEVLLSEIKALQSRGIFPPNTNLYVSEKAHVIMPYHCRLDIAREASKAGKKIGTTGRGIGPAYEDKVARTGIRMGDLLDEEVFREKLAANVAEKNFLLTKLFGEEPVSEQAIYDEYRAYAEALMPYVTDTSTLLDREIRKGKKILFEGAQGAHLDVDHGTYPFVTSSNTVSANACSGTGVGPGAVDAVVGICKAYTTRVGGGPFLTELTCEIGERIQREGHEYGATTGRKRRCGWLDMVLVRQSVRVSGITGLAVTKLDVLTGIEKLKICVGYRTGEGVFSDAVPANPRVLARCEAVYEEMDGWTEDIRNAREIQDLPKNARKYLEQIEALSDTKLVLVSVGAARNETIILKNPFFNA from the coding sequence ATGGCAAATGTCGTTGTCGTGGGAACCCAGTGGGGCGATGAAGGCAAGGGAAAGGTCGTGGACATCTACGCCGAGGACGCCGACGTCATCGCCCGTTTTCAGGGCGGAAACAACGCCGGCCACACCCTCGTGGTGAAAGGCGAGCAGACCATCCTTCATCTGATCCCGTCGGGAATTCTCCATGACCAGAAGACCTGCATCATCGGAAACGGAGTCGTGGTGAACCCGGAGGTTCTCCTGAGCGAGATCAAGGCCCTCCAAAGCCGGGGGATTTTCCCGCCCAATACCAACCTCTACGTGAGCGAAAAGGCCCACGTCATCATGCCGTATCATTGCCGTCTCGACATAGCCAGGGAGGCCAGTAAGGCCGGCAAGAAAATCGGCACGACCGGCCGGGGCATCGGTCCAGCCTATGAGGACAAGGTAGCCCGGACGGGAATCCGCATGGGCGACCTGCTGGATGAAGAGGTGTTCCGGGAGAAGCTGGCGGCCAATGTGGCGGAGAAGAATTTCCTCCTGACGAAGCTCTTCGGGGAGGAGCCCGTCTCGGAGCAGGCAATCTACGACGAGTACCGGGCGTATGCCGAGGCTTTGATGCCCTATGTCACCGACACATCCACGCTGCTGGACCGGGAAATCCGCAAGGGCAAGAAGATCCTGTTCGAGGGAGCTCAGGGAGCCCATCTGGACGTGGATCACGGCACGTATCCCTTCGTCACCTCCTCAAACACCGTGTCGGCCAACGCCTGCTCGGGAACCGGCGTCGGACCCGGCGCCGTGGACGCCGTCGTTGGGATCTGCAAGGCCTACACGACCCGCGTCGGTGGCGGCCCCTTTCTCACGGAGCTCACCTGCGAAATCGGAGAGCGCATCCAGCGGGAGGGGCATGAATACGGGGCCACCACGGGGCGCAAGCGCCGCTGCGGCTGGCTCGACATGGTCCTGGTCCGCCAGTCCGTGCGGGTCTCCGGGATCACGGGTCTGGCCGTAACGAAACTGGATGTCCTGACGGGCATCGAGAAATTGAAGATCTGCGTCGGCTACCGGACGGGAGAAGGGGTTTTCAGCGACGCGGTCCCGGCGAATCCGCGGGTTCTCGCTCGCTGCGAGGCCGTTTACGAGGAGATGGACGGATGGACCGAAGACATCCGGAACGCCCGGGAGATCCAGGATCTCCCGAAGAATGCCCGGAAATACCTGGAGCAGATCGAGGCGCTCTCGGACACAAAGCTCGTCCTCGTTTCCGTCGGGGCGGCCCGGAACGAGACCATCATCCTGAAAAATCCGTTTTTCAATGCCTGA
- a CDS encoding recombinase family protein: MKPRLKLRTKEETQAERVPKVIGYLRVSTGKQDLEKNKADILTYANSQRLGNVDFVEEVVSGKVHWHKRKIREVIESLEKDDWIIVAELSRFGRSMLEIMEIISEAKRKEINIHAIKNGWTLNGSIESKILLMVFSMASEIERDLISARTKEALRVRKESGIKLGRPKGPGKSKLDAHREEIVAMIRDGYPKTRVAKKYGTSIVNLYNWISKNKLDVTVRE; this comes from the coding sequence ATGAAACCAAGGCTGAAGCTACGAACGAAGGAGGAGACTCAGGCAGAGCGCGTCCCGAAGGTCATAGGGTATCTCCGGGTCAGCACGGGGAAGCAGGATCTTGAGAAGAACAAAGCGGATATTTTGACGTATGCGAACAGTCAACGGCTCGGGAACGTCGATTTCGTGGAGGAGGTCGTCTCGGGGAAGGTTCACTGGCACAAGCGGAAGATCAGGGAGGTCATTGAAAGTCTGGAGAAGGATGATTGGATCATCGTCGCGGAGCTGAGCCGCTTCGGGAGATCAATGCTGGAGATCATGGAGATCATCAGCGAGGCGAAGCGGAAGGAGATCAACATTCACGCGATCAAGAACGGGTGGACGCTAAACGGTTCCATCGAAAGCAAGATCCTGCTGATGGTGTTCTCCATGGCCAGCGAGATCGAGCGGGATCTTATAAGCGCACGCACGAAGGAAGCGTTGCGGGTCAGGAAGGAAAGCGGGATCAAGCTCGGAAGGCCGAAGGGGCCGGGGAAGAGCAAGCTGGACGCTCACAGGGAAGAGATCGTGGCAATGATCAGGGACGGCTACCCGAAGACGAGGGTAGCAAAGAAATACGGCACGTCCATCGTCAATCTGTACAACTGGATCAGCAAGAACAAGCTGGACGTGACGGTCAGGGAGTGA